In the genome of Halictus rubicundus isolate RS-2024b chromosome 9, iyHalRubi1_principal, whole genome shotgun sequence, one region contains:
- the LOC143357456 gene encoding histone H2A produces the protein MSGRGKGGKAKAKAKSRSNRAGLQFPVGRIHRLLRKGNYAERVGAGAPVYLAAVMEYLAAEVLELAGNAARDNKKTRIIPRHLQLAIRNDEELNKLMSGVTIAQGGVLPNIQAVLLPKKTEKKA, from the coding sequence ATGTCCGGACGTGGCAAAGGAGGAAAAGCTAAGGCGAAGGCAAAATCTCGCTCCAATAGAGCTGGATTGCAGTTCCCCGTAGGTCGTATCCATCGACTTCTGAGGAAAGGAAACTACGCAGAAAGAGTCGGTGCTGGAGCTCCCGTTTACTTGGCTGCCGTTATGGAGTACCTGGCCGCCGAGGTTCTCGAATTGGCGGGAAACGCAGCGCGTGACAACAAGAAGACCAGAATCATCCCACGACATTTGCAACTCGCAATCAGAAATGATGAAGAGCTGAACAAACTTATGTCTGGTGTTACCATCGCTCAGGGGGGCGTTCTTCCCAACATCCAAGCAGTACTTTTACCCAAAAAGACTGAGAAGAAGGCTTAG